A region of the Pseudomonas sp. A34-9 genome:
CGAAATCCCGGAAACGGGTTTCAGCCTAGGTCAGGCGGTACGCCATTCGATCTTTGGTGACGGCGTGATCCTCAACTTCGAAGGTGCCGGCGCGCAGGCTCGGGTGCAGGTTAACTTCAGCGAAGGCAGCAAGTGGCTGATGCTGGGTTACGCCAAGCTGGAAGCTATTTAAAGGCAGCCCGTCGTTGCTCATCGTTCCCACGCAGAGCGTGGGAACGATCGGACACGAACACTGGAGGCAACAACATGGGCTCGGGCTTCTTTTCTTCCTGGACATTCTGGGCCCTGCTCTCGGCCACTTTCGCCGCATTGACGGCGATCTTCGCGAAAGTCGGCATCGAAAACGTCAATTCCGACTTCGCCACTCTATTGCGCACGATCGTGGTACTGGTCAGCCTGGCCTTGATTTTGTACGCAACGGGCCAATATCAGTCATTAGGATCGATATCCGCCAAGAGCTACCTGTTCCTGCTGTTGTCCGGACTGGGCACGGGCGCGTCGTGGTTGTGCTACTTCCGCGCGTTGAAGGTCGGCCCGGCCTCACTGGTCGCGCCGGTGGATAAACTCAGTGTGGTGCTGGTGGCGGTGCTCGGCGTGATCCTGCTAGGCGAG
Encoded here:
- a CDS encoding EamA family transporter, with the protein product MGSGFFSSWTFWALLSATFAALTAIFAKVGIENVNSDFATLLRTIVVLVSLALILYATGQYQSLGSISAKSYLFLLLSGLGTGASWLCYFRALKVGPASLVAPVDKLSVVLVAVLGVILLGEKLDLRQWGGIGLITAGVVMLAFRR